TATTGCTGCCATCGGTGCGCGTGTAGTTGAGTTCCAAGCGATCGCCATTGCCGGTGAGATTGCGGTTGACCAATTGGGTTTCTTGGCTGAAACTCCCTACGCTGGGGGATTGTCCGTTGTTGAGATTGGCTTGCACCTGCCAGGGGTTGGCTGGTTCCACATCCACCGACAGCAAGCTCGTACCTGGTTTGGTTCCCGCAGAAAGTTCCGCAGAAATATTTTCAATCAGCGGATCCAATAGCAATAGCTGCAAGGCTTCTAGCAATCGCTCTTGATGGAGGGGTTGGTCGGTAGCGGCGCGCAAGCGACTACGGATGTAACTGGGTTGTAGGTGTCCTGTGCCCTCGATTTCAATTTCGCTGAGGCGACCTTCTATAATGTGAATGGTGACCGTGTTTTCCTCAATTGTTTGGGGGGGAATATAGGCACCAGTGGTAATGTATCCTGCCTTCACGTATTTGTCGGTAATCGCCGAACGCGCCCGCAACAGGTCGGCAAAGGTTAGAGGGGTATCGAGAAAGTTATTCAGCTCCTCTTGCAGTTCTCCATCGCTATAAGCAGTATTGCCTTCAAATTTAAACTTGGTCACCGTAATGGTATCGGGAATGTGGGATGGTGATGGGGAATCCCTTTGCGGGTCCATTTCCGGTAGCAAATCTTCTAAGGGAGGCAGACGCGGCACTGTCTCCGGCAAACGATCGCGTTCTTGGGTGGGAAATACATCCTGAGTGGGAGGTAGTTGCGATCGCCAAAGTCGTTCCCCTGGGGGATTCGCCGCTTTTCGCAGGGGAACAGATACTTTGGTTGTTGCCACCCCCTCTGGCTGGATGCTTCCCCATACCACTTCTGCCACCAAACCAGGCAACAAAGACATGCTGCCAACCATCAAAAATCTCAATTGCTGCCATCCGAGTTGGTTCACATCAATCTCCCAGTCGATTTAGAAGCAAACAATAGCAATATTTTTTCCCAAAAACTGTCAAAAACTGCAATAAAATCGAACATCGATAGCACTAGTCCCTTTGTTAATAGGAACTGCCTATTTCTAATATTTTTCCTAGGCGGCCTGGTTCTATCGTGCCCCTTCCCTCGATCTTGCGCACGGTTGACCGCCAAACAGAAAAATTTGAGCGTTCGGCTGTTTTTCCCCTCCCGAATTGCAACGGTTTCTGCTATCCCAGTGGTTTGTGTTCTCACCCTCCCCTAGCGATCGCCAAGCTAGGAACAGCTCGTCGAACGCTTGCCTTCAAGAGCAACCGCTGTCCAAAATAAAATCGCAAAAACCCTGGTGGCGTATTGACAAACGCCCCTATTTCCTATCCGTCTTTCCCATCGCCAACCAGCGATTTCATAGCTCCATCGCAGGAAATCACCTGGGATACCAAAACATACCCTTAATTCCTTCCGGATCGGAAACAAATCCTAAATTCTTATAAAAATCTACCACGTGGGGGTCGGCAAACAAGGTAATATTGCTAATGTCTTCTTTTCGCAGTTTCTTAATTAAATACTGCATCAAAGCCTTGCCCAGACCTTTTCCTTGATAGTCGGGATGGACCACCACATCCCAAATGGTGGCATTAAAAGCGTGGTCGGAAGTCGCGCGCGAAAAACCAACCAGCCGTTTTTTGGCCCCTTGAATTTCCCACATCGTTACCACGCAAAAGCTGTGTTGAACGGCTTTTTTCACTTTACGTAGGGGACGTCGCGACCAACCGACGGCATCGCATAGTTCTTCCAAATCGTACAGATCGATCTCTCGGCTGGTGCTAAAGTAAACGCGGATTTCTTCGTTGCCACCAGCGCCATTGTTGCTTGTTGGTACCACGTATTCTTCTAGTTTAGGGGACGAAGTGGTCGTCGAGTTGTTTTCAGAACTGCTAAACAAATTTTTCCAAAAGCCTTGAGTCATGGAAAATTCCTGGGATAGTTGGACACCCCGGATGGAACCGGGACAAGGTTTTCAAGGCACGCCAAGAGCCAATTGGGCACTGAGTTCCCTTCAAAAAACCACCCAAGGGAATATATCCCTACACAGGAAAGCCATTGATGGGGTAGGAACCGGCGTAAAACCTGGCCCGCAGGCAAACATGGGGAGTAAATTGGCAGCCCTTCGACGGTATTGACATCGAAGTCGTACAACCAATATAGCTTTTTGCGGTATGGGAAAAAGAGGGGATTCGCGATCGCCCCAACCAAATTCCCTTCCTACCGCTAAGGTAGCTTATCTGGGAGAATTTTGATAGCAACCACAGAAGATTTTCTAGCTGCGAACCGGTCAAAATTACGAGTTGGCCAGCTCCAACTGTCCAACCAAGCAAGATTTGACCTAGAAAATCGGGAAGATGGGGTTTGTCTTTTCCCGATGGTATCTCCCAATTTCAGCGACCATAGAGCCAGTTAGCAAGTCCCCTTGTCAGAACCCAAACCTCCCCTCTAGGGCTACAGAGCCATCTATGCTTGTCGAACCGGCTAAGCTATATTGGATACGTAGTTGGCTGGCCGGCAATTGTTTTTCCCCAAGGGGCACCGCCATGCCCCAAAATATAGCTGCTGGTGGGGAAGCGGGAAACCGAACCACAGTCAAACAGTTGGTAGCCAGCGATAGAAACGGTTTGAAGGTCTGGGTTGCAGTGGGTAGCTATAGGTAGTTTCCTTCCCAATGGCGGTAGGAAAGCTCGTACACTTAAGATTATGCGATTCTCCTTTTGGGAGACGCTTTGCGATCGCGCAATCAAAATGGTAGTCACATCTGACCCTGAATGATGGCAACGGGTTTAAAATCTTCCACACTGGATCTGTTAAAGCGCTTCAATCGAGCTTTTCCCCAGTTTTACGAACAGTTCGTTAGCAGCGAAATTCAGCTGCAAAATCTGAAACTGGCTTACCAACTATATAAATCGCGACAGGCGGTGATCGAAATCAAACCGGAAGGCAACAAAAGTGCGCTACATTTTGCCTACCGCAATCAATCTTTCCTGCTCAGTGACATTTTCGGTGTGTTAGCCGCCTACGGACTAACCATCCACAGCCTGAGCCTCTACGGTCAGATTTACCCTCCCATGCTGGTTTTTATCAAGCTGGTGGTTTCCCGCAGGGGCAAAGCTCTCACCGAAAAAACCTCGGAAAACGTATGTCGCGCTATCCGAGAAGCATTAGCAGGGCATTTTGAGGTGGAAGAAATGCTGGCTGTGGAATTTAACCTAGATGCCGGCTTGGAAGATGTAGAAACCGAGTTTTACGTAGATCCGGTATTTCACTTACCGGCATTGCTCATTGAAGCCGATAACCAACCGGGACTCTTTTATAAAGTCATGTATGCCATTTGGCAGGAAGACTTGCTAGTGGTCAACGCCAATTTGCTGGTTTGGCGCGGACGCACTCGATTGATTTTATATTTGCTCGGTCCCAACGAAAATTTAATTCCCGATTACCTGGGGCAGAAAATTGCGGAAAGCGTTCGCCAAAGGCTGCTTGGCTAGAGGGACGTAGCTGGTTTCTTTCTCCAATATTGCGGAAAAACGAACAAATTTTCGCTAACGAAAAACGGAAAATGTACACTATTCCCTAGAGGTTTGCTATCCCACCGGCTACAACCTCATTCCGCAAGCGGTCCAAATGGCGATATGAGCAAGATCGATATTCGGGGCGTTGTCCACAAATACGAACTAACCCAAGCCACGCCGAATGCAAGCGTTTTGGTATTCCTGCATGGTTGGCTGCTGAGCAGTTCCTATTGGGAGTCGGTCGTGAACCAGCTCTCGCCCCACTTTCAATGTTTGACTTATGATTTGCGCGGGTTCGGCAACTCGCAATCCCACCACTCATCGGTTGAGGAAGATGCCTTGGGATATACACCCGCTGCCTATGCAGAAGATCTAGGCATTTTACTGGATAAGCTGGCGTTGTCGTCGGTTTGGCTGGTGGGGCATTCCTTGGGAGGTAGCATTGCTCTGTGGGCGGCGGCGCAATTTCCCCAACGGGTGAAAGGGGTGATTTGCGTTAATTCTGGTGGGGGCATTTACATTCAAAAGGAATTCGAGCGGTTTCGCCAAGCGGGGGCTTGGATGGTTCGCCAGCGTAGGTGGTGGTGGCACTACATTCCCATGTTGGATTTGGCGTTTACTAGGATGAATGTGGTACGCCCCATTGCCCGCAAATGGGGAAAACAGAGGATTGTTGATTTTTTAAATGCTTGTCCGCAGGCGGCGGTGGGGGCTTTGTTGCAGTCAACCACGGAGGGGGAGGTGCATCGCTTGCCCCATTTGGTTTCCCAGTTGCAGCAACCGGCTTATTTTATTGCTGGGCAAGGAGATACGGTGATGGAACCCAAGTATGTCCGCCATCTGGCCAGCTTTCACCCTCTATTTCAAAATGGCAAGGAGAATACTATTGAACTACCCGATTGCGGCCATTTGGCGATGCTGGAACAGTCGGAGTTGCTGGCTAGGGAGATTCGCCAGATTTGGCAAAAGCATCGCTAACCGGCTGGTTGGTGGTTGGCGGTTGGTACAGGTGCATGACTTCGGCTAGGGGCATGCGCGATCGCACGCCTAAATCTAACGGGGAAGTCCGTCCTTGGGCGAGGTGAGAGGCAGCAGCACAGCCAATCATAGCGGCGTTGTCGGTACAGAATTTTAAGGGGGGAAAGATAACTCGAATTTGTCGTTCGCTAGCTGCAGCTTGTAGGTGTTCGCGTAGGGCGCTGTTAGCAGCGACCCCACCGCCGACGACGATGGTATCCAATTGATAGTCAGTGGCACAAGCGATCGCACGCGAGGTGAGGGCTTGGGCGACAGTTTTTTGGAAGCTGGCGGCTAAATCGGCGACGGGTAAGGGTTCGCCGGTGGCTTCTAGTTGTTGCACCAACCGCAAAACGGCGGTTTTGAGACCGCTGAAACTACAATCGTACCGGTGGTATCCCCCTTCCGGTCGGGAAACTTTGCCTTCGGGGAAAGCAAAAGCATCGGGGTTACCGGTTTTGGCGGCTTTGTCAATGGCAGGTCCGCCGGGATAGCCGAGTTGGAGCAATCTGGCTACTTTATCGAAGGCTTCGCCGGCAGCATCGTCGCGGGTACGACCGAGGGAATGATAGTCTCCGGGGGCGCGAACGTGGATGAGGCTGGTATGGCCGCCGGAAACCAACAGGCAGAGAAAGGGGGGTTGCAGTTGTGGCTGGCTGAGGTAG
This portion of the Geitlerinema sp. PCC 9228 genome encodes:
- a CDS encoding GNAT family N-acetyltransferase, producing the protein MTQGFWKNLFSSSENNSTTTSSPKLEEYVVPTSNNGAGGNEEIRVYFSTSREIDLYDLEELCDAVGWSRRPLRKVKKAVQHSFCVVTMWEIQGAKKRLVGFSRATSDHAFNATIWDVVVHPDYQGKGLGKALMQYLIKKLRKEDISNITLFADPHVVDFYKNLGFVSDPEGIKGMFWYPR
- a CDS encoding ShlB/FhaC/HecB family hemolysin secretion/activation protein yields the protein MNQLGWQQLRFLMVGSMSLLPGLVAEVVWGSIQPEGVATTKVSVPLRKAANPPGERLWRSQLPPTQDVFPTQERDRLPETVPRLPPLEDLLPEMDPQRDSPSPSHIPDTITVTKFKFEGNTAYSDGELQEELNNFLDTPLTFADLLRARSAITDKYVKAGYITTGAYIPPQTIEENTVTIHIIEGRLSEIEIEGTGHLQPSYIRSRLRAATDQPLHQERLLEALQLLLLDPLIENISAELSAGTKPGTSLLSVDVEPANPWQVQANLNNGQSPSVGSFSQETQLVNRNLTGNGDRLELNYTRTDGSNNIDASYSIPINARNSTIRLRASLEEGNIIEEPFDRLDIKAETQTYELTFEQPLIETPNREFLVGLSAAHERSFTYLLDESFPLSAAASDEGITKLTTARFFQEWTQRGEKFIFAARSEFRFGVDWLGATDNENLPDSEFFAWHTQLQWLRSLAEDTLLLVRSDIQLAADPLLSSERFGVGGFNSVRGYREDTLLTDSGILVSAEVQVPVVRFSESSILQVVPFFDIGTGWNVDADHPDPSTLVGTGLGLRWETNGLIGRVDWGIPLVDTDREKDSLQENGIYFSLQWNPF
- a CDS encoding alpha/beta hydrolase, producing the protein MSKIDIRGVVHKYELTQATPNASVLVFLHGWLLSSSYWESVVNQLSPHFQCLTYDLRGFGNSQSHHSSVEEDALGYTPAAYAEDLGILLDKLALSSVWLVGHSLGGSIALWAAAQFPQRVKGVICVNSGGGIYIQKEFERFRQAGAWMVRQRRWWWHYIPMLDLAFTRMNVVRPIARKWGKQRIVDFLNACPQAAVGALLQSTTEGEVHRLPHLVSQLQQPAYFIAGQGDTVMEPKYVRHLASFHPLFQNGKENTIELPDCGHLAMLEQSELLAREIRQIWQKHR
- the tsaD gene encoding tRNA (adenosine(37)-N6)-threonylcarbamoyltransferase complex transferase subunit TsaD, yielding MTTVLAIETSCDETAVAVIKNCEILSNVVASQMAAHSQFGGIVPEFASRQHLETIDAAIAQALTDAGSDWNQIDGIAATCAPGLVGALMVGTTAAKTLAMLHQKPFLGIHHLEGHIYACYLSQPQLQPPFLCLLVSGGHTSLIHVRAPGDYHSLGRTRDDAAGEAFDKVARLLQLGYPGGPAIDKAAKTGNPDAFAFPEGKVSRPEGGYHRYDCSFSGLKTAVLRLVQQLEATGEPLPVADLAASFQKTVAQALTSRAIACATDYQLDTIVVGGGVAANSALREHLQAAASERQIRVIFPPLKFCTDNAAMIGCAAASHLAQGRTSPLDLGVRSRMPLAEVMHLYQPPTTNQPVSDAFAKSGESP